aagtacaacaaaggagatgggaggagcctgccacccatcccccaaacaaatgttcatagaaaactaatgtattgcagtacaaaaataaataaccttaagtatatttacattatttacaaaggtggagcaaaaagtgggaaatcctTGAGGATGGCAGAGATGATGTCATTGTAGAAGAACCAGCTTATCATTGGTGGCAGGTCCCAGTTCCCCTGTGGGCGGAAATGCACCAGCAAGGGACACTCCATGACATAGTGGGCAAGTGTGTGCCCTGCAGGACTGTGACACAGCTTACAGGGCACAGCAGCAGCCCCACTGACCTCCAAATAGTACCTGTAACCCAGCCTGAGACGCATAGCAACAAGATCATGGGCGGCACTCTTCCTGCCATAGGTGACACTGCTGGTGTGGGAGACATGTACATAATGGACTGAACTGGGACTGCCTTTCCCATAACAAGTGTCAAGGTTATGAGCAATGGTGCTGCAAACATGACGTTTAAGCTGACCCTTGATGTTATTATAAGTGTGTTCAACAGGACAGTCAGCAATGTCCTCAGTAAGGGAGTGACGGGCAAGAACATCAGCTTTTTCATTATGGGAAATGTCAACATGAGAAGGCACCCAGGTGAAACATACTCTGAGATTATCTCTCTCCAAGAGATCAATGACACCAAGACACTTGTCGATGAGATCACAATCAGCAAGGGAGGGGGACAACAATGAATATAAGGCACCCTGACTATCAACAAAAAAGTGAACATCTTTCCCCAAAGGAAGGACAATTTGTAAACCTTCTAGCATGGCATATAGTTCTGCCCTTGTAGAGGACAAGTTGTCAGGAAGCCTCTTGgacacctcagtgtcagtgtattcagagggagaggtgtagttGCGGATGAACAGGCCACATCCAGATTTGCTGCCATCCACTGAACCATCACAGTAAACATGTACAGCCTGCACTCTTGAGTAGTTAGACAATTCATGCATAAAAAGATCTTTAAGTTCATGTGGGAACCAGTTATATTTAGGGGCAATATTGCCAATGCCACGGTCTATTTCACATGGATACCCTAGTATAGGCATTCTCTTCGATGAAAAGGCTGACTGGTTCAGTTTGCCCTTCATGATGAAGAAGGTGAACTTTGGCATTGAGTACACTCCTCACTATGTTAAGTGTAGCATTAGGGACTTAATTTGTAAGTAGTAGCATCAGTAATAATTTCATGCAGAACTGTGCTGATGGCAGTCTCAGCTGCCTTCATTATATGTGCATGTCTCCTAGGATATAGTAATCACACGCGGGATCCGAGAGGCACGGAATCTCTCAGAATGTTCCCAGCAAACACACTATACATTACGTTTTGAAAAGGTAGTTAATTGGTAACGTAAGAAAAGTTCGTCATATATACGCAAATAATACGTTAATTAATCCTCATTATACCTAGTTCTATTTAGGTAGTGTTTGGTTAACGTCTGTGCAGTACGTTTTTTTAAATGTAATTAAGACGTTAGCCAATACATTTTACATATCACTAATACAACACGTGTTGGTGTTACTTCTTAATTACGTACTGAAAGCAATGATCTATAACGTTTTACTTGAAAGTTCCAAGAACTAATAAAACCAAGGTAGTGTGGGGGTATATCGTACTACTAATGGAAAAATATTACTGAAAAAATCAGATTTAAATCTTGAAGATAAGGCTGTGGGGTCAGAAATATTCATCAAGGAATGGGCTACCTACGACACACAACTAAATTTATCAATACGAAACTAGGGACCTTTTATGGCTATTTAACCAAGAATTTCCATTTGTACGGATCACCCCCATAGTGGGGATGATCCGTACATACTATGGGGGTGTTCCATACATAATATTTTCACCCCAAAAAATTCATTACAAATCATAATGAATTAGATATTGCTGTctaaaattaaacaaacacaTTATCTAAAGTGTTCTATTAATGAACGAGCAACAGAGAAGTTTTTATGGCCTTATCTTGGTGATCAGTATTACATCTCCATTTCATCCCTGCAGTACTAATAAGAAGTTCTATGAATgatattttgttgtgtgaaataaaacaaatgtgcATCCAATATTGTTTATttaagaaaacactgaaaaaataaagtaagatttGAAAATTTATCATTCCTAGGCCTACCTCATTTCATGTTAAATGAATACAATGGAACATTTAGCTTTACCATATTTGAAAGTCGTTCAGCACGCCCTTGCTGGGGCATCAACACACCTTTGCAgcattctttaaaaaaaaaacttcgctGTGTCCTCTATTCGAGGGAAACAAAAGTTGTCTGGAATACCAAACTTAGGTAGACTTGATCCGGAGAAAACTTACATTATAGCTGGTGTCGTCCTTAATAGAGAGAACTTTACCAACATAATGCACCTTTTCCCTAGCATTTCGACCTTCCTCCACCAAAATAAAGTCCCCTAATTCTGCCTCCTTCTGCACAAATGGATAGGGCTGGTCTTCTGCTTCACCATCCGCTTCATCAGAATATTCAAACGAGTCATCCAGAACCACCTCAGGGTTGTCCTCATCTTCACTGCTGGATGACTCTTGAGGCCTTTTCTTTGTGGTCTtgtgacttttctttttctttgccacACTCTTCTTTTTGCCCTTCTCTCGGAGGTTCTCGATGGCCTCAATTTCTGTGAGGATGCATGCATGgaccctcttcctccatttccctcgAGGTCGTGTTGCAGCCATAGGATAGGGACGTATGTTTTCTGGTAATAGGGATAAACGTCCTGGGCATATTTAAGTCTGCAAGTGATTACAAGTCATGAAATAACTGGTAACTACCAAAATAACAGTATGTGGTGCACCGTACACCATCGTACGCTGCACCTCCATACCTATTATAACtgttttctaaaaaaaaaaaaaaaaaaaatctatccaaTCACTACACGATTATATACTTCACAACAATACTGCAAATGCTCACTAAACATCATTACATGTGTAGCATCACATTTCAATTGCATttagaaaatatttattttcccttaccTTTTCAaccatgtatgtttttttttttttagcacctCTTATACACCTGGTAATTGCATTTCTTCATATTGAATGTAAGTAAACTATTACGTAGGAGTTTTATCTTATTTGAACGTAAAACATAAAGTTATGTAAGAAATTTTTGTACGCTACATCCCCTCCTAGCCATGCTGCCTTCTAACCAGTATCACAGCAACAGTGTTGGATAAAACTTAGATATATCTTCATATATTACGTACATCTGCCTAATATTCATATTCAATACCTTACCAACAGGATCAGGCTGCATTCAAGATTAGGAAACAATATGATATGAATGTCTCAAGTTAATTCGgatgccatacacacacacacacacacacacaccaaaaaaaaaaagaaaaaaaaaaaaaaaaaaaatcgtacctCCAATCCACATGCAGCGCGCTAATCCCCCACATTACCCGATACGTAAGTAATTTGTAAACATGTTTCCTTTGTGTTATTGTTTCCTGATATCAAGGAGTGAAACATATTTAAATTGACGTAATTTTTAAACATTGAAGGAAATATATTCTCTCAAATTCAAATGGTGACTTGGACGTTGTACAAATGTAGTAAAGTATGCGTGGTATAGGCTATCACGATAAACCAATTGGCAGTATATTATTTTGAGACAAGCATTGCCcagtgaactgtgtgtgtatatatatatataatatatatatatatatatatacgtcctCAACCTCCACAACTGCGTTAGGAACTCACTTACCACAGCGGCAGCCCAGAACACAAGACGATCGGCAACAGACACAGGGATACTTCTACGCGAAGATTCGTGGCCTGCAAAGGGAAGCTAggcacaaacacacccagacTTACTCAGAGAGGCAGGGTAACAGGAAACACGGCACAATTCCTTTAGTTTACTGGCACAGAAAGTAATACAGTACAAGGTGGCACACAGAGTACTTACATTACACAGTTATATACAAGTGCAGTGAAATGACAGTGGCGGGTGGAGGGACTCGTCTCGCAGCCTAGCAGGGACAGGAGGCAGGACAACGTCTCCTCTGTATTCTGGTCTCAGCAACGTCTTGTCCTCAGGAGAGAGAGCTGGCGGCAGAAGAGAGCTGTCTCAGCAACGTCTTGTCCTCAAGGAAGAACTAGTCAAAGAAGAGAAACGAGTAAGACTTTtataacctctcctcctctcccattggATCATCCACGAGCCAATCAGTTAGAATATCCACCTGCTTCCACTAGCAGCACATCCAGGccgcacatccacacacacacacacacacacattcaagccTCAATACCACTTCTGCAACCAAAAGCAGCGATACCAACGTGCTAGAGGATGGTGCCAACGGCTATCCACAGGCGGTCGACATACCCTACTCAGCACGGGCAGCAAGTTTTCCAGCCTTTTCCAATCTGGCTCACTGCCTCTCGCATCTACCATGGTGTACTCGTACCTGGCAACCTCGCTAGCCAAACTTTATCCCACAGCTCCTGACACCAACTGTTACGCGGCCCCTACTTCCTCACAGCCGCGACAGGAACTCACTTACCACAGCGGCAGCCCAAGAGAACACAGGACAGGACGGCAACAGATACTTCTAGGCGAAGATTCGTGGCTAGCAAGGGGAAGCgaggcacaaacacacaccccagACTCAGGCAGGCTCACTCAGAGAGGCAGGGTAACAGGAAACACTTGGCacaatttctttagtttactgGCACAGAAAGTAATACAATACAAGGTGGCACACAGAGTACTTACATTACACAGTTATATACAAGTGCAGTGAAATGTCAGTGGCGGGCAGTGGCGAGTGGAGGGACTCGTCTCGCAGCCTAGCAGGGACAGGACGCAGGACAGCGTCTCATCGCGTATTCTGCTCTCAGCAATGTCTTGCCCTCAAGAGAGTGCGGGCGGCAGAAGAGAGCTGTCTCAGTAACGTCTTATCCTCAGGAAGAACTAGCACTCGAAGAGAGCGGGTGGCAGATGAGCGTCGAGAGCAAGAATGAAGAGCCACAGAACGTTGAACGTTGAAGGGGGGCGGGGATAGAAAAGATGGGTGAAACTATGAAGAGTAAAAGttggtgggaagggaagtgttGAGAGCAATagtgggaaaggaaataaagtgggaGTGTAAAGATGACGGGCAAACCGTCTTGCTAAGTaatggcaccaatcgctatctgtgtagttttcattgttcgccagctggtttaattcacaagttggtcctgcctatcgcgccgaactgttgctcttgtggaagccctattaaaaaaatatatatacagatattcatgcctacatacctcataatataaacgtttgattatttatctatgtgtctgattgaaaatgacataaaaatatgcaaatatattttcctaatggtgcaaagtatggatgtgacagtgtcccatcaaaatattttttgtaagtctaatagtacatatataccatATCACaaaaattgtcagagtttctgcataggataatgctccactcaaaaagcgtagagcaaatatcactgagtagcatttataaaaaaaaaaaaaacaattttcggagtctgtgccgaaataacctggccaacattaccgaaaccgaattttcctaactgaatcacaacaagcgaacttggtatgccttttgatctcagaaagtttctcagaattggcactgtccattttctaagttcatcctcactaatatccatagtgttatccatagtgaagtcgttgtgtagcgagtgtggcgatggctcttaacacgctagatttgtttacgtttcgatagaacaatctcggtgcatgttagacaatatcctctatactgttaatttcttaagactaataattgtgattttctgtacgaatataatttatattaatttttatggaaagaaaaagtcattaaaactacgctttacctattaatgatcttttctattttttgtcccagaaatggagatggtaaagaaaagTGTTCGAcagatatataaacatttccacttttttggcttatatgccacgagtacattcttagaaagattataactattttattaaaccatttaatattcacaaaacgtgcagaaaagtacgttccagttgatcaacttgctgtgaaataattaacccatctggcggttgaaggcagatcgcgatcggtcccattttttttttttttttttgctcacccTTGCGGCTTACTCTAGTCAATGATTCATAATCAATAATTAATAATCTGTGGCTTTTTATCAAACTGATaagggtcttttttttctctctttatatatatatatatatatatatatatatatatatatatatatatatatatatatatatatatatatatatatatattagtttccTGCTTTGCCTCTCCCTGCTGCCGGTTGTCTGTAGACATTGCCGGTGTACACCACCCTTTGCCGGGGAGGGAAAGTGGTAACGGGAGCCACCATGCTCTACACGACCGTTAGGCCCCCCACACACGAAGCGATTTTAGAAGCGCGACTCCAAAGTCAATGCAAGTCTATTGGAGCCTTCAGACGTGGTCGCGACTCGCTGGGTTGGAAGCACGACTCGAGATATCCCTTGGTGAAGCGCGATTCCCGAGTGACTCGAGTTACATATGTTACTATGAAGCCCCACATACGAGGCAACAGCTTCCCGCGATTTCATCACTACTTGGATCTCATTGGCTGGTCGAGGTGAGATTAGAGCCAATGAGCGATCAGGCAGAGTTTTCCTCCACGTGGAGTCCGAGCGCGGGGCAGCTGGGAGGGGGAGTGCGGGGTAACTGGTAACATTCGGCTTGGAGGAGTGCATCACAACCATGCATAGCAAGATGAGTGACCAGGGATCTGCTGACCACTTTGATACCCAATTattaatagatgaaatagaaatagcTTCCCGCGTCATTGGTGGGTGTTATGCCCAATGAGAGGGCAGTCCACGTGGGTACAGTAGCGGGGATGGGGGGTATGGCAGGGGAGGGTGTATGCTGTCGCTACAccagtcgctgtgtgtgtggggtcaaCCCAGAATCGCGCTTCTCAAGTTGCGCTTCTAAAATCGCTTCGTGTGTGGGGGGGCCTTAGAATCCACACCTCCTCCCCAGCAACTCAGGGCGCAGAGCAGAGGGCGCATGAAAACTGTCatagtgtgttgtgttttgtttgtgtatgtttttgtatttggaaGAATTAGATTAATTGGTGGGAGTTTTTATGGAAATACTGGTGGATGTAATGTTTCCCCTCAACCTCCCTCCGCTGCCGGTTGTCAGCAGACATTGCCGGTGTACACCACCCCTTGCCGGGGAGGGAAAGTGGTAACTGGAGCCACCATGCTCTACACGACCGTTAGAATCTACACCTCCTCCCCAGCAACTCAGGGCGcagagcaaaggagagagaaaaccatcCTTGTATTTTGTCTGTTAGTTGTTATATTGTGTTCTAGGCCATGTAGGGTTGGTATGATGTATGTTTTATGTCATATGTCTTTAAGGTATGTATTCCTGATCAGTCTGCTGTTTTGTGAACATGGGGGATGGGTTAATTTTGTTAAGATATGTTATAGGTTTCCGAATCCAATTGTGTTCATTTTCGTGTTCGTAATCATCGATTGCTGTAATGTATGTTGTATCCTTAAggacgttttctattttttgtttaattgtgtttcctcttttatgGAGTGTGATGTTTAAAGTGTCAAGGTTTGATAATGAGTGTAGttcctgtgttgtttttgtgtatggGTATTTATCTTGGTGTGCAAACCTTAATGCTCTGTTTTgtattcgttgtagtgaaagcaTTTGTTGTTTTGAGAGTGCGTTAAGTGTGTATGTTGGATATGTAAGGATAGGAAGGACACATGCTTTGACTAAATGCAATTTTATGTTGGTGTTTAGCGTTTCAAAGCGTTTTATTACTTTGAGTGCATGGGAAGCTTTTTTGATTATATGTGTGACATGTTTGCTGTATCCACGTGGGCAGAGTTTTAATCCTAATACATTTGCTTCATTTGAGTAGGGTATTAAGTTTCCTCCGATGTAAACCGGGGTTGTCTTTAATAACGCTATGGGGAGGATAGTGAATTTTGATGTGttggttttattttccatttgttctcaaagtcatttatgttttaatttccttctctatcttttttgttagcatatttcttgattttcctgCCTGGGTTATAATTTGTGTGATGTCGTCTGCGTATTGTATGTTTATCCCATCTGTAATTGGTGGGGTATgtcgtatgtatatattgtgtaaAGTGTGGGTGATAGGCTGCTCCCCTGTGGTACACCACTGAGGAGTTGAAAGCTTGGGCCTTCGAAACTATTTAGTGAAATAGAGGCTGATCTATTGTCGAGAAAGTTACAAAGTAGTTTAGCTATTATTCTAGGAAGTTGTATCTGCTGTAACTTGTATTTGAGACCATTTATCCAtaccttgtcaaatgccttGGAGACATCTCTTAAAACTATACAACACTGTTTTTTGTCTGAGAGGATTTTGAAATGGTTTCTGTGATTGTTGCTAGGGCTGTGTCTGTTGATCTGTGTTTGCGGAAACCATGTTGTGTGTCTGGTAGTATATTGTTGTGTTCTAAAAAGTTCTGACTCTctcgttaattattttttcatagatTTTGCCAGGTACTTCAAGTAGTGATATGGggcggaagttattggggtctgttgttggtttgtttggtttggGAATCAATTTTATTTTAGAGTGTTTGAATATGTTTGGAAAATATCCCATGGATAGCGATATGTTGAGAAGTTTTGTGAATATTTCTAAGACTTCATCTGGTAGATTCTGAAGAatggtcttatttattttagagTATCCTggtgtgttattttttaattgttttaaaatgtttttaattttgtgtATTGTGATTTTGGATGTtaagtaattattgttatttaggTTATCTGGGTTTCCTTGATGGTAGGGAAGTATTTCTACTATGTTGTTATTAATGTAAGTGTTAACTATTTGATCGTTCTCTTGATCGAACAATATATTTTCTGTAGGGTTTATTCTGAAGATATTGCTCCAGATATCTCTAAAaaaattttctttgtctttttcttcatatatcttttGGTTATTTTGTATTATATACTGTGTTTGATTTGATGTGTTACCTTTTAATTGTTTTACGTTTTGCCAAAATTTCTTTGGGTCTTTATAGAGAGtctctacttttcttattttgttttcccagttaGTTGTGTTCTGTTTTCTGCATTCTTCTACAAtggtgtgttttaaggtttTATATGTGATATATTTTGTGTAAGTCCATCCTGATATGAGGCTATATTCCATTAATCGTTTCACCCACCATTGCAGTTCTTTTATACGTTGGTTGTATATaggtttgtgtgttgttttgtgtgttctggTTGGTATATGTTTTCCCATAGTTGTAGTTATTGCAGTCATCCATTCTTTCAATGACTTTTCCAGAGTTGGTTGGTTTATGTATGGGTCTGTGTTAATGTTATTTGTTTTAAGTTTTGCGTCTTCTTTGAATTCTTcccagtttgttttgtttgttatgtaTATAGGTGGTGTGTTTATTCTGATGGGAGATGAGGTTATTTTTATGATCATGGGTATGTGGTCTGATTCTGTTGTTGGTCCGGGTTGAGAAAGTATGTTGTGATATGTTTTGTTGTTAGTTAGTATTATATCTGGTGTGGATAAGGCGTTGTGAGATATGTATGTTGGGAAATCTGGTCCTATGCgtgttaatttgtcattatcaATAAGCATCATTAAGGCTTTACCTacgttattatttgttttgttgtctaaTCTG
The window above is part of the Portunus trituberculatus isolate SZX2019 chromosome 38, ASM1759143v1, whole genome shotgun sequence genome. Proteins encoded here:
- the LOC123514957 gene encoding uncharacterized protein LOC123514957, which translates into the protein MAATRPRGKWRKRVHACILTEIEAIENLREKGKKKSVAKKKKSHKTTKKRPQESSSSEDEDNPEVVLDDSFEYSDEADGEAEDQPYPFVQKEAELGDFILVEEGRNAREKVHYVGKVLSIKDDTSYNVSFLRIKST